Proteins from a single region of Apium graveolens cultivar Ventura chromosome 7, ASM990537v1, whole genome shotgun sequence:
- the LOC141670715 gene encoding uncharacterized protein LOC141670715 has translation MASSSERTESDPVAAPVLAPVSVQMFPPLPPLPPGPVPKIPSPPEWDDLEPQIPVPQPEIPDIAQMEPEAEPPVYAPMEQPVLFPAPLAIYAPVPGVYQFPQPEFMDEIVVDGPLPSRGSSTDLREHHTVTYQRFQARERRGFDGRTSAERSLDCLRRRQMVPSEHYNHITY, from the exons atggcttcttcgtcgGAGCGGACTGAGTCAGACCCAGTAGCAGCACCAGTTCTAGCCCCAGTATCAGTACAGATGTTTCCTCCATTGCCACCATTACCACCTGGACCAGTGCCAAAGATACCATCTCCACCAGAG tgggatgacctagagccgcagattccagtaccacagcctgagattccagatattgcacagatggagccagaggcagagccaccagtgtatgcacctatggagcagcctgtcttattcccTGCCCCATTAGCTATTTATGCTCCTGTTCCTGGAGTATATCAGTTTCCACAGCCAGAGTTCATGGATGAGATAGTGGTAGATGGGCCGTTACCTTCTCGAGGGTCTAGcacggatcttcgtgagcatcatacagtgacttacCAGCGTTTTCAGGCGAGAGAGAGGAGAGGATTTgatggcagaaccagtgcagagagatccttggattgtttgagacgCAGGCAGATGGTCCCGTCCGAGCATTACAATCATATTACATACTGA